From the Euphorbia lathyris chromosome 6, ddEupLath1.1, whole genome shotgun sequence genome, one window contains:
- the LOC136231894 gene encoding uncharacterized protein, with product MEKAKEFFKFSEQEPETVHQLTIHPHRVGFDPSFYEDFALRGIRVERVEPGFVSCSFKVPPRLTDRSGKLATGAIANLIDELGGAVVYVEGLPMNVSVDMSISFLSTANLNDELEITSKVLGRKGGYAGTVVIMKNKATGELIAEGRHSLFGKHTSKM from the exons ATGGAGAAGGCCAAggaatttttcaaatttagcgAACAAGAACCGGAGACCGTCCATCAACTCACCATCCACCCTCACCGAGTCGGCTTCGACCCTAGTTTCTACGAAGATTTCGCTTTAAGAGGTATACGAGTCGAGCGGGTCGAACCCGGCTTCGTCTCTTGCAGTTTCAAGGTCCCTCCTCGTCTGACC GACAGAAGCGGGAagctagctacgggtgcaatcGCGAATCTGATTGACGAATTAGGTGGTGCGGTGGTGTATGTTGAAGGTCTCCCTATGAATGTCTCTGTGGATATGTCTATCTCATTTCTTTCCACTGCAAATCTCAAT GATGAGTTAGAGATCACTTCAAAGGTGTTAGGGCGAAAAGGAGGGTACGCGGGAACAGTTGTtatcatgaaaaataaagcaacAGGTGAGTTAATTGCGGAAGGTCGGCATTCATTGTTTGGTAAACACACTAGCAAAATGTGA